In Fusobacterium sp. JB019, the sequence ACAATAAAAAAAATATTTATACATGAAGGAATATCTCAAGAAGGGGAAGCCACAATGGAAGCTTTCAAGGGGGGAGAAAATGGAAGAAATTAATGTGTTGTTTTCAAGTGTTGGAAGAAGAGTTGAATTAGTTAATTATTTTAGAAGAGCAAGTAAAAAATTAAACATAAAAAGCAAATTAATAGGAATAGATAATAATGAAACAGCTCCAGGATTAAGATTTGTTGATAACTATTATTTAGTTCCAAAAGTCACTGATTCTAATTTTATTTCTAAAGTAATAAAAATTTGTAAAAAAGAAAATATATCAATGATTATTCCAACTATAGATCCAGAATTAATATTATATTCTGAAAATAAAGAAAAAATATTCAAAGAATCAGGAGCAAAAGTTATTGTTTCTGATTTAAATAGCATAAAAATAATGAGAGATAAAATAAAAACAGAAATATTTTTAAAAGAAAAGGGGTTTAAAGTTCCAAAAACTATAACAAAAGAAGATATAAAAAATAAAAATTATAATTTCCCTTTATTTATAAAACCATTAAATGGAAGTTCTAGTTTTAATAATTTTAAAATAAATAGTGAAAAAGAATTAGAATTTTTTAAAAATTATGTACCTAATCCTTTAATACAAGAATTTATAGATGGTACAGAATATTGTGTAGATGTATTCAA encodes:
- a CDS encoding ATP-grasp domain-containing protein; this encodes MEEINVLFSSVGRRVELVNYFRRASKKLNIKSKLIGIDNNETAPGLRFVDNYYLVPKVTDSNFISKVIKICKKENISMIIPTIDPELILYSENKEKIFKESGAKVIVSDLNSIKIMRDKIKTEIFLKEKGFKVPKTITKEDIKNKNYNFPLFIKPLNGSSSFNNFKINSEKELEFFKNYVPNPLIQEFIDGTEYCVDVFNDLDSNIITAVPKNRLAFREGEITKGRIEKDKKIIEISKNLMKVLPSIGEINFDCMKKDGEIYILEINGRFAGGAPMSFESGADSPMNLYKIFSGEKLEYNENYKDNMLSLRFDTAIFE